A single genomic interval of uncultured Desulfobulbus sp. harbors:
- a CDS encoding HAD family hydrolase yields MENGRAGWQAVFFDFDGVIADSTAVKMRAFATLFAPYGQQVQEAVVRYHLENGGMPRREKLRHCHAAIVGRAIDEAALVRQGVEFADMVREEVIASPYIDGALETLRILAQGAIPCFVVSGTPGEEMREIVERKGLAPYFREVHGSPQGKEEIVADILVRHALVPKRCLFIGDALADYRAAHNNGLAFLGIVPQGQPTIFPDSVPTSPSIRLPPL; encoded by the coding sequence ATGGAAAACGGCAGAGCAGGCTGGCAGGCGGTCTTTTTTGATTTTGACGGGGTCATCGCCGATTCAACGGCGGTGAAGATGCGCGCCTTTGCCACCCTCTTTGCTCCCTATGGACAACAGGTCCAGGAGGCGGTGGTGCGGTATCATCTGGAGAACGGCGGAATGCCCAGACGGGAAAAACTCCGTCACTGCCATGCTGCCATTGTCGGCCGTGCCATCGACGAGGCAGCTCTTGTCCGCCAGGGCGTGGAGTTTGCCGATATGGTCCGCGAGGAAGTGATCGCATCCCCCTATATCGACGGTGCCCTCGAGACCCTGCGCATCCTTGCACAGGGGGCGATTCCCTGTTTTGTGGTCTCCGGGACACCGGGTGAGGAGATGCGGGAAATTGTCGAGCGCAAGGGATTGGCCCCCTACTTCCGTGAGGTGCACGGCTCGCCGCAGGGAAAAGAGGAGATTGTTGCCGATATTCTCGTCAGGCATGCACTGGTCCCCAAACGCTGTCTCTTTATCGGCGACGCCCTGGCTGACTACCGGGCCGCGCACAACAACGGCCTGGCCTTTTTAGGCATTGTCCCCCAGGGACAGCCCACCATCTTTCCCGACTCGGTTCCCACCTCCCCGTCCATTCGCCTGCCTCCCCTTTGA
- a CDS encoding DMT family transporter, protein MNSLKPVIAGLAVVFIWSGWITLSRLGVHTELQPSDITLLRYWTALLVVAPMVVRYPWREHTLLQYLVIGLGVGFPYTMLSFYGLKVIPAAHAGVLVNGMLPVLGAVAAWILFRQRIAAHRYAAIGLIFFSNLIMSGDFTLTLNQVSGILFLLTAAVCYTFHMIGIRLWKLGWQDVLVIVPVVNVLIFTPLWPLFPSGLGEAMYHDMAVQAVYQGVIVNVIALMCVAYAIRHLGTLTVALFMSFVPVTTAILAWIVLGERLNPWEIAGILGCSLGLVWYAREPKDRRLKAETDRPG, encoded by the coding sequence ATGAATAGCTTGAAACCTGTCATTGCCGGCCTTGCCGTTGTTTTCATCTGGTCCGGGTGGATCACCCTTTCCCGCCTTGGGGTGCATACCGAACTGCAACCATCCGATATTACACTGCTTCGATACTGGACTGCCTTGTTGGTGGTCGCTCCCATGGTGGTCCGCTATCCGTGGCGGGAGCACACTCTCTTGCAGTACCTGGTCATTGGTCTGGGTGTTGGTTTTCCCTACACCATGCTTTCTTTTTACGGCCTCAAAGTCATTCCCGCTGCCCATGCGGGGGTGCTGGTCAACGGCATGCTACCCGTCCTGGGGGCTGTCGCCGCCTGGATCCTGTTTCGCCAGCGCATTGCCGCTCATCGATATGCAGCCATCGGACTGATCTTTTTCTCCAATCTGATCATGTCCGGCGACTTTACCCTGACACTGAATCAAGTTTCCGGCATACTCTTCTTGCTGACCGCAGCAGTCTGCTACACCTTTCATATGATTGGCATTCGTCTGTGGAAGTTAGGCTGGCAGGATGTGCTTGTCATTGTACCCGTGGTTAACGTCTTGATTTTCACTCCATTATGGCCGCTGTTTCCCAGTGGGCTTGGGGAGGCTATGTACCACGATATGGCAGTTCAGGCGGTTTATCAAGGGGTGATCGTCAATGTTATCGCTCTGATGTGCGTCGCCTACGCCATTCGTCATCTGGGAACCCTGACCGTGGCCCTGTTTATGAGTTTTGTCCCGGTGACCACGGCCATCCTTGCCTGGATCGTCCTCGGTGAACGCCTCAATCCCTGGGAAATCGCCGGTATCCTCGGTTGTTCATTGGGACTTGTCTGGTATGCACGAGAACCAAAGGACAGAAGGCTGAAGGCAGAGACCGACCGGCCGGGATAA
- a CDS encoding ATP-binding cassette domain-containing protein, with translation MLQATNIALSYGKRVIFKDVNIKFTHGNCYGLIGANGAGKSTFLKILAGQKEPDKGEVSIDPKERIAVLQQDQFAYDEETVLNTVIRGHKRLYDVKLEREALYAKSELTEEEGMLCGDLEVEFGEMNGYEAESDAYVLLSGLGISEEMGELKMKELDGGDKVRVLLAQALFGNPDILLLDEPTNNLDVKSIAWLEEFLIRFANTVIIVSHDRHFLNQVCTHMADIDYGQIKVYVGNYDFWYQASQLAVQQRQQENKKTAAKVAELKEFIQRFSSNASKAKQATSRKKLLEKINVDEMPVSSRKYPWIAFKPERACGNVILEVDGLCKKIEGVDVLKNLTFSVNRGEKIAFVGTYGLAKTTLFQILAGEIEPDSGSFRWGQTITTSYFPKENSAFFKSNSTLLEWFGEFIPPTETESYSRGFLGRMLFSGDEVQKKTGVLSGGEKVRCLLARMMLSGANVLLLDEPTNHLDLESITSLNNGLIAFPEVILFSSHDHECVSTVANRIIEIGHKGVIDKMINYDDYLEDEAISAQREGLYNKEKRR, from the coding sequence ATGCTGCAAGCGACCAACATTGCGCTCTCCTATGGTAAGCGCGTTATCTTTAAGGACGTCAACATCAAGTTCACCCATGGCAACTGTTATGGGCTCATCGGCGCCAACGGTGCCGGCAAATCGACCTTTCTCAAAATCCTGGCCGGCCAGAAGGAGCCCGACAAGGGCGAGGTGTCCATCGATCCCAAAGAACGCATCGCCGTGCTCCAGCAGGACCAGTTCGCCTATGACGAGGAGACCGTGCTCAACACCGTTATTCGCGGTCACAAGCGGCTCTATGACGTCAAGCTCGAGCGGGAAGCCCTCTATGCCAAAAGCGAACTCACCGAGGAGGAAGGCATGCTCTGCGGCGATCTGGAAGTCGAATTCGGAGAGATGAACGGCTATGAGGCTGAATCCGATGCCTATGTACTGTTGAGCGGGCTGGGCATCTCCGAGGAGATGGGCGAACTGAAGATGAAGGAGCTCGATGGCGGCGACAAGGTGCGGGTGCTCTTGGCCCAGGCCCTGTTCGGCAACCCGGATATTCTCCTCTTGGATGAGCCCACCAACAACCTGGATGTCAAATCGATCGCCTGGCTCGAGGAATTTTTGATCCGTTTTGCCAACACGGTGATCATCGTCTCCCATGATCGTCACTTCCTCAACCAAGTCTGCACCCACATGGCGGATATCGATTACGGCCAGATCAAGGTCTACGTGGGCAACTATGATTTCTGGTACCAGGCCAGTCAGTTGGCGGTCCAGCAGCGGCAGCAGGAAAACAAGAAAACCGCGGCCAAAGTGGCGGAACTCAAGGAGTTTATCCAGCGTTTTTCCTCCAACGCCTCCAAGGCCAAACAGGCGACCTCGCGCAAAAAACTGCTGGAAAAAATCAATGTCGACGAGATGCCGGTCTCCTCGCGTAAATATCCCTGGATCGCCTTCAAACCGGAACGGGCCTGCGGCAACGTGATCCTTGAAGTCGATGGCCTGTGCAAGAAGATCGAGGGCGTGGATGTACTCAAGAACCTGACCTTCTCGGTGAACAGGGGCGAGAAGATCGCCTTTGTCGGTACCTACGGCCTGGCCAAGACCACCCTCTTTCAGATCCTCGCCGGCGAGATCGAACCGGATTCGGGCAGCTTCCGTTGGGGACAAACCATCACCACCTCGTATTTCCCCAAGGAAAACAGTGCATTTTTCAAGAGCAACTCCACCCTGCTCGAATGGTTCGGTGAGTTCATCCCCCCGACCGAGACCGAAAGCTATTCCCGCGGTTTTCTTGGCCGCATGCTCTTTTCCGGCGATGAGGTTCAGAAAAAAACCGGGGTGCTCTCCGGGGGCGAGAAGGTACGCTGTCTGCTGGCACGGATGATGCTCAGCGGCGCCAATGTCCTCCTGCTCGACGAACCGACCAACCACCTGGACCTGGAATCGATCACCTCGCTCAACAACGGGCTGATAGCCTTCCCGGAGGTGATCCTCTTCTCCTCCCATGACCACGAGTGTGTTTCCACCGTGGCCAATCGCATCATTGAAATCGGCCATAAGGGCGTGATCGACAAGATGATCAATTACGACGATTACCTTGAAGACGAGGCCATCAGTGCTCAGCGCGAGGGACTTTACAACAAGGAAAAACGGCGCTAA
- the thiE gene encoding thiamine phosphate synthase, protein MVDLSLYLVTDRGLSLGRDTATIVAAAVRGGVTCVQLREKHCSTREFVAEARMVKTMLDRLEPRIPLIINDRLDVALAIGADGVHLGQSDMDIEDARRLVGPTMIIGISAESVADALDAQRHGADYLGISPVFATPTKTDTAEPLGLEGIRAIRAAVSLPLVGIGGIHQGNAAEVMRAGTDGVAVVSAIVGANCPRSAAQSIKQQINVVTASK, encoded by the coding sequence ATGGTTGATCTCTCCCTCTACCTGGTGACCGACCGGGGGCTCTCCCTCGGTCGCGACACGGCCACTATCGTTGCCGCTGCCGTACGCGGCGGGGTCACCTGTGTCCAGTTGCGGGAAAAACACTGCTCAACCCGCGAATTTGTCGCCGAGGCCCGCATGGTCAAAACCATGCTGGATAGGCTGGAACCCCGGATTCCGCTGATCATCAACGACCGCCTGGACGTCGCCCTGGCGATCGGTGCCGACGGGGTGCATCTGGGACAGAGCGACATGGACATCGAGGACGCGCGCAGGCTGGTCGGCCCGACCATGATCATCGGCATCTCCGCGGAATCGGTTGCGGATGCCCTTGATGCCCAACGCCACGGCGCCGATTACCTGGGCATCAGCCCGGTCTTTGCGACACCGACCAAAACCGATACTGCCGAGCCGCTGGGCCTTGAGGGCATCCGCGCCATCCGCGCCGCCGTTTCCCTGCCCCTGGTGGGTATCGGCGGCATTCATCAGGGTAACGCCGCCGAGGTGATGCGCGCCGGAACCGATGGGGTGGCCGTCGTCTCGGCCATCGTCGGCGCGAACTGTCCGCGCAGTGCGGCGCAGTCAATTAAACAACAAATCAACGTCGTCACAGCAAGCAAATGA
- the nudC gene encoding NAD(+) diphosphatase, which yields MDTPAYWIFRYANKILTTDGSKASFFPFGAAPESLDTALALPVGQWQGKPCFTADVEDLPLDSLNAVPLRRLYGVAGAEAYALAGRAVQLLNWQRTHRYCGQCGGATRRRGDQFAMECPSCELFFFPRISPAVMILVLRGKELLLARSPHFTPGVFSALAGFVEPGETLEQCAQREVREEVGIEIANLRYFRSQPWPFPNSLMVAFTAEYAGGALTPDGVEIEEAHWFAQTGLPTLPEPMTLSRQLIDAVCG from the coding sequence ATGGATACCCCGGCTTATTGGATTTTCAGATATGCAAACAAGATTTTAACCACCGATGGTTCGAAAGCCTCATTTTTCCCTTTCGGTGCTGCTCCGGAGAGCTTGGACACGGCCCTGGCGCTTCCAGTCGGTCAATGGCAGGGCAAACCCTGCTTTACCGCGGACGTGGAGGACCTGCCCTTGGACTCGCTCAATGCCGTGCCCCTGCGGCGTCTGTACGGGGTGGCTGGCGCGGAGGCCTATGCCTTGGCCGGACGGGCGGTGCAACTGCTCAACTGGCAGCGAACCCACCGCTACTGCGGCCAATGCGGCGGTGCAACCCGGCGAAGGGGTGATCAGTTCGCCATGGAGTGCCCGTCCTGTGAGCTGTTCTTTTTTCCCCGCATCTCTCCGGCGGTGATGATTCTCGTGCTACGTGGAAAGGAGTTGCTGCTTGCCCGCAGCCCCCATTTTACGCCGGGTGTATTCAGCGCCCTGGCCGGCTTTGTCGAACCGGGGGAAACGCTTGAGCAGTGCGCACAGCGGGAGGTACGGGAGGAGGTCGGCATTGAGATTGCAAACCTTCGCTACTTTCGCAGCCAGCCCTGGCCTTTTCCCAATTCGCTGATGGTCGCGTTTACCGCGGAGTATGCCGGTGGCGCACTCACCCCCGATGGAGTGGAAATCGAAGAGGCCCATTGGTTTGCGCAAACTGGTTTACCCACCTTGCCCGAGCCGATGACCCTTTCCCGTCAGTTGATCGATGCCGTCTGTGGATGA
- a CDS encoding YdiU family protein has protein sequence MTRALHSSPFKQSLDDLIFDNRFTRELPADVNPENSRRQVYHACYSRVRPTPVQGPKLVAHSREAARLVDLSGEAVQSTLFCHVFSGNGLLPAMDPHAACYGGHQFGNWAGQLGDGRAINLGEVVNNQGEHWMLQLKGAGPTPYSRSADGLAVLRSSLREFLCSEAMFHLGIPTTRALSLILTGESVMRDMFYDGHPQLEPGAVICRLAPSFLRFGNFEIHAARGEREILQQLVEFTLRHHFAHIGPASKDSILAWFEQVCRMTAELMVQWLRVGFVHGVMNTDNMSILGLTIDYGPYGWLEDYDPTWTPNTTDGMGRRYCYGRQAQIGQWNLARLAEAIHPLIGETKPLEEILHAYTSFFEQGWRQMMVQKLGLGTFEPTTDQGLIEELLRLLPRVETDMTIFFRKLAQVPLHAENEQDRIPPLLPAFYQPQQLTEDYRLQLASWLGRYARRLGDDPAGNHQRIQQMNRVNPKFVLRNYLAQLAIDKVSEGDYSLVEELLEVLRHPYEEQPDKDQYAQKRPEWARHRPGCSMLSCSS, from the coding sequence ATGACGCGGGCTCTTCATTCTTCACCATTCAAGCAATCTCTTGACGATCTTATTTTCGACAACCGTTTCACGCGGGAACTGCCAGCTGATGTCAACCCGGAAAACAGTCGCCGCCAGGTCTATCATGCCTGCTATTCCCGGGTACGACCGACACCGGTTCAGGGACCGAAGCTTGTGGCCCATTCAAGGGAAGCAGCACGACTGGTCGATCTATCCGGGGAGGCTGTACAGTCCACTCTCTTTTGCCACGTCTTCTCCGGCAATGGACTCCTCCCAGCAATGGATCCCCATGCCGCCTGCTACGGCGGCCATCAGTTCGGCAACTGGGCGGGACAGCTGGGCGACGGCCGGGCGATCAACCTCGGCGAGGTAGTCAACAATCAGGGGGAACACTGGATGCTTCAGCTCAAAGGTGCAGGTCCGACCCCCTACTCCCGCAGTGCCGACGGTCTGGCCGTACTTCGTTCTTCGTTGCGAGAGTTTCTCTGCAGCGAGGCCATGTTCCACCTCGGCATTCCCACAACCCGCGCCCTGAGCCTGATCCTGACCGGCGAATCGGTGATGCGCGATATGTTCTACGACGGTCACCCGCAACTGGAGCCCGGCGCGGTGATTTGCCGCCTCGCCCCCTCCTTCCTCCGCTTCGGCAACTTCGAGATTCATGCCGCACGAGGGGAACGGGAAATCCTCCAACAACTGGTCGAGTTCACCCTGCGTCATCACTTTGCCCATATTGGCCCTGCCAGCAAAGACAGCATCCTCGCCTGGTTTGAACAGGTCTGCCGCATGACCGCGGAACTGATGGTGCAATGGCTGCGGGTCGGCTTCGTCCACGGGGTGATGAATACCGACAACATGTCCATCCTCGGCCTGACCATCGATTACGGCCCCTACGGCTGGCTCGAGGATTACGATCCCACCTGGACGCCGAACACCACCGACGGTATGGGCCGACGCTACTGTTACGGCAGGCAGGCGCAAATCGGTCAATGGAACCTGGCACGATTGGCCGAAGCCATTCATCCTCTGATCGGTGAGACCAAACCGCTTGAGGAGATCCTTCATGCCTATACTTCCTTCTTTGAGCAGGGCTGGCGGCAGATGATGGTGCAGAAGCTTGGTCTGGGCACCTTCGAGCCGACCACTGACCAGGGCTTGATCGAGGAACTGCTGCGACTGTTACCACGTGTCGAAACCGACATGACCATCTTCTTTCGCAAACTGGCCCAGGTCCCCCTGCACGCCGAAAACGAGCAGGACCGCATCCCCCCCCTGCTTCCCGCCTTTTATCAGCCGCAGCAACTCACGGAAGACTACCGCCTGCAGCTTGCCAGCTGGCTTGGGCGCTATGCACGGCGGCTAGGTGATGATCCCGCTGGGAATCATCAGCGCATCCAGCAGATGAACAGGGTCAATCCTAAATTCGTTTTGCGTAACTATTTGGCCCAATTGGCTATAGACAAGGTCAGCGAAGGGGATTATTCCCTTGTGGAGGAACTGCTTGAGGTGCTGCGTCATCCCTACGAGGAACAGCCGGACAAGGACCAGTATGCGCAAAAGCGTCCAGAATGGGCGCGCCATCGTCCCGGATGCTCCATGCTCTCCTGCAGTTCGTGA
- a CDS encoding sigma-54 dependent transcriptional regulator, translated as MAHILIIDDDPIFRDLLVEHCALLGHEGTSAASIEEGKTKLALQPMDLIFLDVRLPDGNGIECLPYIHGLPFAPEVIIVTGMGDANGAELAINNGAWDYLQKPLDRQEIVLHIRRALEYHEKKALYVSKQNLKREEIIGESKGICACLDQVASCSGTDTGVLITGETGTGKELFARAIHANSRRASGPFIVVDCGSLPEQLVTSVLFGHVKGAFTGADNDRQGLIGQADGGTLFLDEVGELSLDLQKTLLRVLQERTYRPVGKGREQKSNFRMIAATNRDLKKMVHADRFRKDLFFRLTPFTIHLPPLRERELDIEKLAMNFVHKICRHHDFPIKGILPETLKTLTAYPWPGNIRELHNVLEKAILAEPFNPALYPVHLPAEIRLHHIRSIVSSKSEHHKQCPSPTPHSQTGTLLPFKEYRRLVVENVEKHYLQSLLQETDGDVDRACTMAQFSRSRLYALLKAHSLSCSTFSNPTPPKKPSDLDQIEN; from the coding sequence ATGGCACACATCCTTATTATTGACGACGATCCTATCTTTCGCGATCTTCTCGTGGAACATTGTGCATTACTCGGCCACGAGGGCACCAGCGCGGCCAGCATTGAGGAGGGAAAAACGAAACTGGCCTTGCAGCCTATGGATCTGATCTTCTTGGATGTTCGACTGCCCGATGGAAACGGGATTGAGTGCCTCCCTTATATTCACGGGCTCCCCTTCGCACCCGAGGTCATCATCGTCACCGGCATGGGGGATGCCAACGGTGCTGAGCTGGCCATCAACAATGGGGCCTGGGACTATCTACAAAAGCCTTTAGATCGTCAGGAAATCGTCCTTCATATCCGTCGAGCGCTGGAATACCACGAAAAGAAAGCACTATACGTCTCCAAGCAGAACCTGAAACGTGAAGAAATCATCGGTGAGAGCAAGGGGATTTGCGCATGTCTTGATCAGGTAGCCAGTTGTTCCGGAACCGACACCGGTGTATTGATCACGGGTGAGACTGGGACGGGTAAAGAGTTGTTCGCCCGGGCCATTCACGCCAACAGTCGGCGTGCCAGTGGTCCTTTCATCGTCGTTGACTGTGGGAGTTTACCCGAACAGTTGGTCACCAGTGTTCTTTTTGGTCATGTGAAGGGTGCTTTTACAGGGGCTGATAACGATCGGCAAGGGCTCATTGGACAGGCTGACGGTGGAACGCTTTTTCTCGATGAAGTTGGTGAACTCTCCCTCGATTTGCAGAAAACTCTTCTTCGTGTTCTTCAGGAGCGGACATACAGGCCGGTGGGAAAAGGTCGGGAACAAAAAAGTAATTTCAGGATGATCGCAGCCACCAACCGTGATCTTAAAAAAATGGTGCACGCAGATCGGTTTCGTAAGGACCTTTTCTTTCGCCTCACTCCTTTCACAATCCACTTGCCACCGCTGCGGGAACGGGAATTAGACATCGAAAAGCTTGCCATGAATTTTGTCCATAAGATCTGCCGACATCATGATTTTCCGATTAAAGGTATTCTTCCTGAAACTTTGAAAACTCTTACTGCCTATCCATGGCCTGGAAATATTCGAGAACTACATAATGTACTTGAAAAAGCCATTCTGGCGGAGCCCTTCAATCCGGCGCTTTACCCCGTTCACTTACCAGCGGAAATTCGGCTGCACCATATTCGCTCCATAGTGTCCAGTAAATCCGAACACCATAAACAATGCCCCTCCCCGACTCCGCACTCTCAAACTGGAACCTTGCTCCCTTTCAAGGAGTATCGCCGCCTTGTTGTTGAAAATGTTGAAAAACATTACCTCCAAAGTCTCTTACAGGAAACTGACGGAGATGTGGATAGGGCATGTACTATGGCCCAATTTAGCCGCTCTCGTCTTTATGCCCTCTTGAAGGCGCACTCACTTAGCTGTTCAACATTTTCCAACCCTACTCCACCTAAAAAACCTTCCGACCTCGATCAAATCGAAAATTAA
- the thiM gene encoding hydroxyethylthiazole kinase, protein MSQLAGKLADNLKKVRESKPLIHNITNFVVMNYTANVLLASGASPVMAHADNEVEEMVDHAAALVLNIGTLTDGWVTTMIKAGRRASELGKPIILDPVGAGATLLRTNAVKAILAQTWVSVIRGNASEILSLAGSDTAAKGVDSINSVDEATEAAAVLARELGTTLAITGPSDLVTDGRRSLRVEGGHALMPYVTGTGCSATALIGAFHAVDKDPLSAAATALAFFGIAGEIAGLQSSGPGSFMMHLLDALYTLSPAEVESRCRIEKI, encoded by the coding sequence ATGTCCCAACTTGCCGGAAAACTTGCCGACAATCTCAAGAAAGTCAGGGAATCCAAACCCCTGATTCACAATATCACCAACTTCGTCGTCATGAATTACACGGCCAACGTATTGCTGGCTTCCGGGGCGTCTCCGGTCATGGCCCATGCGGACAATGAAGTTGAGGAGATGGTGGATCATGCGGCCGCCCTGGTCCTCAACATCGGCACCCTGACCGACGGCTGGGTCACCACCATGATCAAGGCCGGACGCAGGGCATCGGAGTTGGGCAAACCGATTATTCTTGATCCCGTTGGCGCCGGAGCCACTCTGTTGCGGACCAATGCGGTCAAGGCCATTCTTGCCCAGACCTGGGTCAGCGTCATCCGCGGCAATGCCTCTGAGATCCTCTCCCTGGCGGGAAGCGATACCGCGGCCAAAGGGGTGGACAGCATCAATTCGGTCGACGAGGCCACTGAAGCCGCGGCCGTCCTCGCCCGCGAACTCGGCACCACCCTGGCCATCACCGGTCCCAGCGATCTGGTTACCGACGGACGTCGTTCGTTGCGTGTCGAGGGAGGGCATGCGCTCATGCCCTATGTGACCGGGACCGGTTGCTCGGCCACCGCCCTCATCGGCGCCTTTCACGCCGTGGACAAGGACCCGCTTTCCGCAGCCGCAACCGCGCTGGCCTTCTTCGGCATTGCCGGTGAAATTGCCGGTCTGCAGTCAAGCGGGCCGGGCAGTTTCATGATGCACCTGCTCGACGCCCTCTACACCTTGTCTCCCGCTGAAGTCGAATCCCGCTGCCGCATCGAGAAGATCTGA
- the tsaA gene encoding tRNA (N6-threonylcarbamoyladenosine(37)-N6)-methyltransferase TrmO, which produces MKIIARIHTDLKTKFAIPRQSGLVQALQGTIVFEPEYRHPDAVRGLEEFSHIWLIWQFSAALRQQWSTTVRPPRLGGDKRMGVFATRSPFRPNAIGLSSVRLEEVELHSKLGPVLHVSGVDLMDTTPIFDIKPYLPYTDSHPDATKGFTQIVDRGGLQVAFPTELLTLIPPGQQKALIGVLAHDPRPRYQNDPERIYGFAFDRWNVQFTVNDSSLTVVDVTPL; this is translated from the coding sequence ATGAAAATAATCGCCCGCATCCACACCGATCTCAAGACAAAGTTCGCCATTCCCCGACAAAGCGGCCTGGTGCAGGCGCTGCAAGGAACAATCGTCTTTGAACCAGAGTACCGTCATCCCGACGCGGTCCGCGGACTGGAGGAATTTTCCCATATCTGGCTGATCTGGCAGTTCTCGGCCGCGCTGCGCCAACAATGGTCGACTACGGTTCGCCCCCCCCGCCTGGGCGGCGATAAGCGGATGGGCGTTTTTGCCACACGGTCCCCCTTCCGGCCCAACGCCATAGGCCTCTCCTCGGTTCGGCTGGAGGAGGTTGAACTGCATTCAAAGCTCGGTCCCGTTCTCCACGTTTCAGGCGTTGATCTTATGGATACGACACCAATTTTTGATATCAAGCCCTATCTTCCCTATACCGACAGCCATCCGGATGCTACCAAGGGATTTACACAGATCGTCGATCGCGGAGGTTTGCAGGTTGCATTCCCGACTGAACTGTTGACGCTCATTCCCCCCGGTCAACAGAAAGCGCTCATCGGAGTGCTGGCCCACGATCCCCGCCCGCGTTATCAGAACGACCCCGAGCGGATCTACGGGTTTGCCTTTGACCGGTGGAATGTGCAGTTCACAGTCAACGATTCCTCACTGACGGTGGTGGACGTCACCCCGCTCTAA
- a CDS encoding YaiI/YqxD family protein — protein MPSVDDGSAERNGGLMHIWVDGDACPRPIKDILFRFAERTGLMMTLVANQVVPVPRLKNIRALRVAAGFDVADSEIVKRLDAGDLVITADIPLASLVIDKGGFALNPRGELYTRDNIRERLSMRDFMDSLRASGVETGGPAAFSQRDRQNFANALDRFLATHPTTKKN, from the coding sequence ATGCCGTCTGTGGATGATGGCAGCGCGGAGCGCAATGGAGGCTTGATGCATATCTGGGTGGATGGAGATGCCTGTCCGAGGCCGATTAAAGACATCCTTTTTCGATTCGCCGAGCGGACCGGTCTGATGATGACCCTGGTGGCGAACCAGGTGGTCCCTGTACCGCGGTTGAAAAATATCCGGGCCCTGCGGGTGGCTGCAGGCTTTGATGTGGCGGACAGTGAAATCGTCAAAAGGCTTGACGCCGGCGATCTGGTCATCACTGCCGATATCCCGCTGGCATCCCTGGTGATCGACAAGGGGGGCTTTGCCTTGAACCCGCGGGGGGAACTCTATACCCGCGACAATATTCGCGAACGCCTCAGCATGCGCGATTTCATGGACAGTTTGCGGGCCAGCGGTGTGGAAACCGGCGGACCGGCCGCCTTCAGTCAACGTGACCGGCAGAACTTTGCCAACGCCCTTGACCGTTTTCTTGCGACCCACCCCACCACGAAGAAAAACTAG